In one window of Myxosarcina sp. GI1 DNA:
- the ltrA gene encoding group II intron reverse transcriptase/maturase: MVWNEIDWRKVELSVFKLQKRIYQASKSDNVRKLRRLQKTLLNSYNAKLLAVRKVSQDNGGKRTAGVDGVKSLIPKQRIALVRSLKLSHKSQPVRRIWIPKSNGKERPLGIPTMHDRALQALVKAALEPEWEARFEENSYGFRPGRSCHDAISAIFNQIRYHPKFVLDADISKCFDRINHAKLLEKVNTFPKARRQIKAWLKAGIIDRGKKIFPIEGSPQGGVSSPLFANIALHGMEMEMKAYAATWKGGKRDNINSLSLVRYADDFVVLHKDLNVVKNCRGILETWLENVGLELSEEKTKITHTLHKHEGQKPGFNFLGFNIRQYPIGKYQSGKNAQGKRLGFKTIIKPSKEKVLKHYRNLAVIIDRHKTAPQAALVSKLKPVITGWCNYYRSICSMKIFSKVNHLLVQKLLRWGYRRHPNKSKTWVKTKYFHTVGGDNWTFAYKLGDALISLPNHAHTKIVRHIKVKGDVSPYDDNWVYWSKRMANYSGISNRKARLLKVQKGICNYCRLTFRLEDKIEIDHFTPRKAGGKDQYDNLQVLHKHCHNVKTKKDLVAIRRYKVRQEWNKIYQKFQKQFEKSDWVWNGDLPTLV, from the coding sequence GTGGTATGGAATGAGATAGATTGGCGTAAAGTCGAGCTTTCTGTGTTCAAGCTCCAAAAGCGCATTTACCAAGCCAGCAAAAGTGACAATGTACGAAAGTTACGACGATTACAAAAAACCCTGTTGAACTCATATAACGCAAAGTTGTTAGCGGTTAGAAAGGTAAGCCAAGATAACGGGGGCAAGCGCACTGCGGGAGTGGACGGCGTTAAATCGTTGATCCCGAAGCAGAGAATAGCCTTAGTCCGTAGCCTGAAATTGAGTCATAAATCCCAACCCGTTCGTCGGATATGGATACCAAAATCAAATGGTAAGGAGCGTCCACTTGGCATACCAACTATGCACGACAGAGCTTTACAAGCTCTGGTCAAGGCAGCACTAGAACCAGAATGGGAAGCTCGTTTTGAAGAAAATTCATACGGGTTTAGACCAGGAAGAAGTTGCCACGATGCTATTTCGGCGATTTTCAATCAGATTAGGTATCATCCTAAATTCGTCTTGGATGCCGATATTAGCAAGTGTTTTGACCGTATCAATCATGCCAAACTTCTCGAAAAGGTAAACACCTTTCCCAAAGCAAGAAGACAAATTAAGGCATGGCTAAAAGCTGGAATTATAGACAGAGGAAAGAAAATCTTTCCGATTGAAGGAAGCCCGCAAGGTGGTGTCTCAAGCCCATTATTTGCCAATATTGCCTTACACGGAATGGAAATGGAGATGAAAGCGTACGCTGCAACTTGGAAAGGAGGTAAAAGGGACAATATTAATTCCCTTTCCCTCGTCCGATATGCAGATGACTTCGTAGTTCTCCATAAAGACTTAAACGTGGTCAAGAATTGTAGAGGAATTTTAGAGACATGGCTTGAGAACGTTGGATTAGAACTCAGTGAAGAAAAAACCAAAATTACACACACCCTTCACAAACACGAAGGGCAAAAACCAGGGTTCAATTTCTTGGGGTTCAATATCAGACAATATCCTATTGGGAAGTACCAAAGTGGCAAAAACGCTCAGGGAAAAAGGTTAGGATTTAAAACCATCATTAAGCCCTCCAAAGAAAAGGTACTCAAACACTATCGTAATTTAGCCGTGATAATAGATAGACATAAGACTGCACCCCAAGCAGCACTGGTTTCAAAATTAAAACCAGTCATCACAGGTTGGTGTAACTACTACAGAAGTATTTGTAGTATGAAAATCTTCTCTAAGGTGAATCATCTATTAGTACAAAAGCTTTTACGATGGGGTTATCGTAGACATCCCAATAAGAGTAAAACATGGGTTAAGACGAAATACTTTCATACCGTTGGTGGAGATAATTGGACATTTGCGTACAAGCTCGGAGATGCTTTAATCTCATTACCAAATCACGCACATACGAAAATTGTCCGACACATCAAGGTTAAAGGTGATGTTAGCCCGTACGATGATAACTGGGTCTACTGGTCTAAGAGAATGGCTAATTACTCAGGTATTTCAAACCGTAAAGCTCGGTTACTAAAAGTTCAAAAAGGAATTTGTAATTATTGTAGACTCACTTTCAGGCTTGAAGATAAAATCGAAATCGACCATTTCACCCCTCGCAAAGCAGGGGGTAAAGACCAATACGATAATCTTCAGGTATTACACAAGCATTGTCATAATGTGAAAACGAAAAAGGACTTGGTAGCGATTAGACGTTACAAGGTTCGTCAAGAGTGGAACAAGATTTACCAAAAGTTTCAGAAACAGTTTGAGAAATCAGATTGGGTCTGGAATGGAGATTTACCCACTCTCGTTTGA